From Scylla paramamosain isolate STU-SP2022 unplaced genomic scaffold, ASM3559412v1 Contig1, whole genome shotgun sequence, a single genomic window includes:
- the LOC135095829 gene encoding nose resistant to fluoxetine protein 6-like, which translates to MPVVMEDSRGVLRYLLVFSAYTNLGKILQNTFNDNHEWLPQCGHLLLPEWASRLLQCAEGGQEDQQLQCASLLCPQIHAPGPPIGLTVGLYATVMRFLVGGPISFIWDLAFYPNCQKYWWRDILFLDNFYFGDPVCVGQAWYLGTDMQLYLVAPLIILPLYFLKKYGKAWLFLLTAASAIIPAAIIYQYNLPPTSLSNPLVTSEMSNDYFDKIYAPPWTRASPWLAGVWLGYIFYRQGNTRYKMNALTVTVGWTLAAITGLLVVFGMFSYNRVVVPMPL; encoded by the exons atgcCTGTGGTCATGGAAGacagtcgtg GTGTGCTTCGTTACCTGCTGGTGTTCTCAGCCTACACCAACCTGGGCAAGATACTCCAG aaCACTTTCAATG ACAATCATGAATGGCTTCCCCAGTGTGGACACCTTCTTCTTCCTGAGTGGGCTTCTCGTCTCCTACAGTGTGCTGAGGGAGGCCAGGAGGACCAACAGCTTCAATGTGCTTCTCTTCTATGTCCACAGATTCAtgcg cCTGGTCCCCCCATTGGCCTGACGGTGGGTCTTTATGCCACTGTGATGCGGTTCCTGGTGGGAGGACCCATTAGTTTTATATGGGACCTTGCATTCTACCCAAACTGTCAGAAGTACTGGTGGAGGGACATCCTTTTCCTGGATAACTTCTACTTCGGTGATCCTGTG TGTGTGGGGCAGGCCTGGTACCTGGGGACAGACATGCAGCTCTACCTGGTGGCTCCACTTATCATCCTCCCTCTCTACTTCCTCAAGAAGTATG GTAAGGCTTGGCTGTTCCTGCTGACTGCTGCATCTGCCATCATTCCTGCTGCAATCATTTACCAGTACAACCTTCCTCCTACATCTCTCTCCAATCCTTTAGttac GTCAGAAATGAGTAATGACTACTTTGACAAGATTTATGCTCCCCCTTGGACTCGTGCTAGCCCCTGGTTGGCTGGTGTGTGGCTGGGCTACATCTTCTACCGACAAGGCAATACCAGATACAAGATGAATGct CTGACTGTCACAGTGGGGTGGACGTTGGCTGCAATCACCGGGCTACTGGTGGTGTTTGGCATGTTCAGCTACAACAGGGTGGTGGTGCCCATGCCCCTATGA